The stretch of DNA TGTTGGGTGCTGATCGAACGGATGCATTCGGGTTCGGCAAATGCTTCGCAAGTGTACATCGCGCAGGGATTGCAGGCGAAGTGGTTCTGCACCAACTCCGCCGGCGCGCGCCAGGGCCGCCAGCGTTGCGCCGAAGCGGGGCCAAAGAGCACTACTTGCGGCGTTTTGACGGCGGCGGCGATATGCGCGGGGCCGCTGTCATTGCCGACAAAAAGCTTGGCATCGGCAATCAGCGCGACCAGTTCGCCGATGTTCAAACTGCTCAACGCCGCCAGCGGTTGCGCTGTGGCAGCTTGCACGGCGGCGAGTTGCTGGCGCTGTTCAGCGGTTGGCGCGCCCGTCATCACGATTTGAAAGCCGCGCGCGCTCAAGCGTTCAGCCACAACGGCGAAGCGTTCGGGCAGCCAGCGTTTGGTGTAAAACTCGTTGGTCGGCGCGAGCACGGCGTAGGGTCTTGCCGCATCAACGCTCGCCGCGCGCAGTTGCGTGTGCGTGCGACTGCGCGCGGCTTCATCCACGAAAAGCTGCGTCGGTTCCGGCTCGTCCAACGGCAGCCCCAGCCATTTGAACCAGCCGAATTGGTATTCAACTGTGTGCAGATCGGCGCGGCCCAGAATCTCTTCGGCAGGCGGCAGCCGCAGGTTGTAAGCGTAACCGTTGCGAAAATGTTGCGCGCCCAGGCGGTGTTTGGCGCCGCTCAGCAGCGTTAATTGCGCGCTGGTTGGGCCGCCGTGCAGGTTGATGACGGCGTGGAATTTGTGGCGGCGGATCGTCTGGATGATCTGCAACCGCGCGGCCAACGAACTGCGCTGGTGTTGCACCGCGCGCGGCAGCGGGAGCGCGGTGATGTCCGGGTCGGTGGTGTACAGGCCGGTGTAAAGCGCCTCGACCAGCGTGGTGATTTGCAAATCGGGCCGGTAGCGTTTGAGCGCGCGCAAACTCGCCGTATCCAGCACGGCTTCGCCCAGATTGCGCAGGCGTATGAAAAGCACGCGCG from Acidobacteriota bacterium encodes:
- a CDS encoding glycosyltransferase family 9 protein, with product MPPSFFQQLPANARVLFIRLRNLGEAVLDTASLRALKRYRPDLQITTLVEALYTGLYTTDPDITALPLPRAVQHQRSSLAARLQIIQTIRRHKFHAVINLHGGPTSAQLTLLSGAKHRLGAQHFRNGYAYNLRLPPAEEILGRADLHTVEYQFGWFKWLGLPLDEPEPTQLFVDEAARSRTHTQLRAASVDAARPYAVLAPTNEFYTKRWLPERFAVVAERLSARGFQIVMTGAPTAEQRQQLAAVQAATAQPLAALSSLNIGELVALIADAKLFVGNDSGPAHIAAAVKTPQVVLFGPASAQRWRPWRAPAELVQNHFACNPCAMYTCEAFAEPECIRSISTQQVLHAIANVTSDPRFELCE